In the genome of Streptomyces collinus, one region contains:
- a CDS encoding alpha/beta fold hydrolase, translating into MTWTQRTVVREGVRISCRDWGGSGSPVVLLHGLAGHAGEWDGLARDLGPRYRIVAVDQRGHGASERRPRDVSRAAYVADAVAVIAQLGLHRPVLAGQSLGGHTALLTASAHPGLLRGLVLVEAGPGRADPNVPAEIGAMLDAWPTPFPSRRAAVEFFGGGAVGEGWAGGLEERDGGWWPRFDRDVMVAALTENARRSFWDEWASITCPALVVLGQSGIVPAQETEAMLQQRPETVALSVPGAGHDVHLERPEVLHQVLREFLGQVEGERRLPPDE; encoded by the coding sequence ATGACCTGGACCCAGCGCACCGTGGTACGCGAGGGCGTCCGCATCTCCTGCCGCGACTGGGGTGGATCGGGGTCCCCGGTCGTGCTGCTGCACGGGCTGGCCGGCCACGCGGGCGAATGGGACGGCCTCGCCAGGGACCTCGGCCCCCGCTACCGGATCGTCGCCGTCGACCAGCGCGGGCACGGCGCGAGCGAACGCCGGCCGCGCGATGTCTCCCGCGCCGCGTACGTCGCCGACGCCGTCGCCGTCATCGCGCAACTCGGCCTGCACCGGCCGGTGCTGGCAGGTCAGTCACTGGGCGGGCACACCGCCCTGCTCACCGCCTCGGCGCACCCCGGTCTGCTGCGTGGGCTCGTCCTCGTCGAGGCGGGCCCGGGCCGCGCCGATCCGAACGTGCCGGCCGAGATCGGCGCGATGCTCGACGCGTGGCCGACGCCGTTCCCCTCGCGCCGCGCCGCCGTGGAGTTCTTCGGCGGCGGTGCGGTCGGCGAAGGCTGGGCGGGCGGGCTGGAGGAGCGCGACGGGGGCTGGTGGCCGCGCTTCGACCGTGACGTGATGGTCGCAGCGCTGACCGAGAACGCCCGGCGTTCCTTCTGGGACGAGTGGGCGAGCATCACGTGCCCGGCGCTGGTCGTCCTGGGCCAGTCCGGCATCGTCCCCGCGCAAGAGACGGAGGCCATGCTGCAACAGCGCCCGGAGACAGTGGCCTTGAGCGTCCCCGGGGCGGGGCACGACGTACACCTGGAGCGCCCCGAGGTCCTGCATCAGGTGCTCCGGGAGTTCCTCGGACAGGTCGAGGGCGAGCGGCGGTTGCCGCCGGACGAGTAG
- a CDS encoding ABC transporter substrate-binding protein: protein MLRSPSRFVRSWITAALVGSVLAGCGSSSDEPASDEAKPAARTEVTVEPIKASTEVTDTNGVKVAVQKEPERIVCLFALCDDILTELGIVPTATNSALLSHPGFLGEEKAREVDVIPGGFIAPEVESILSHKPDLVIGLGDTHGKLAPALKGATTFWPMQPETWEDSVGYLRDAAALTGRTAEGEKAEKAFRAKLAEAEKTPGDKTALIIYGSDENFGVAAPEADVAASLFPKIARYPWKSRGVEGSYSLEEILARNVDVLFVETMSFGDADGKLSEKLAENPLWSKIPAVQNGDVHEVNSEVWAKGRGTRSLGIVLDEATAALR, encoded by the coding sequence ATGCTGCGCTCACCGTCGAGATTCGTCCGCAGTTGGATCACCGCAGCGTTGGTGGGTTCCGTGCTGGCCGGCTGCGGCTCGTCGTCCGACGAGCCCGCGAGTGACGAGGCCAAGCCCGCGGCGAGGACCGAGGTCACCGTCGAACCCATCAAGGCGTCGACGGAGGTGACCGACACGAACGGCGTCAAGGTCGCCGTGCAGAAGGAACCCGAGCGCATCGTCTGCCTGTTCGCGCTCTGCGACGACATCCTGACCGAACTGGGCATCGTCCCGACGGCCACCAACAGCGCGCTGCTCTCCCACCCCGGTTTCCTGGGGGAGGAGAAGGCCAGGGAAGTCGACGTCATCCCCGGGGGGTTCATCGCCCCGGAGGTGGAGTCGATCCTCTCCCACAAGCCCGACCTGGTCATCGGGCTGGGAGACACCCACGGCAAGCTCGCTCCGGCCCTGAAGGGCGCCACCACGTTCTGGCCCATGCAGCCCGAGACCTGGGAGGACAGCGTCGGTTACCTGCGCGACGCGGCCGCCCTGACCGGCCGCACCGCCGAAGGCGAGAAGGCCGAGAAGGCCTTCCGTGCCAAACTCGCCGAGGCCGAGAAGACGCCGGGCGACAAGACCGCACTCATCATCTACGGCAGTGACGAGAACTTCGGCGTCGCCGCCCCCGAGGCCGACGTCGCCGCGAGCCTGTTCCCGAAGATCGCCCGGTACCCGTGGAAGTCCCGTGGTGTCGAGGGCAGTTACAGCCTGGAGGAGATCCTCGCTCGGAACGTCGACGTGCTGTTCGTCGAGACGATGAGCTTCGGTGACGCGGACGGCAAGCTCTCGGAGAAGCTGGCCGAGAACCCCCTCTGGAGCAAGATCCCGGCAGTGCAGAACGGCGACGTCCACGAGGTGAACTCAGAGGTGTGGGCCAAGGGACGCGGCACCCGTTCGCTGGGCATCGTCCTCGACGAGGCCACGGCCGCGCTGCGGTGA
- a CDS encoding FecCD family ABC transporter permease gives MVVLLVASSLCALSLGTPYVPPHRLAGAVLDGDSTLAGIVVTELRVPRLVLALVAGTCLGAAGLVLQEALRNPLAVPEMLGVSSGAALGVAAPLVLTLSLPAAVQPLLAIGGAALGGGLTLLAAGLGRSPSAVLLTGAAVAAALQAALLVLMVMADQLDLQLIYRYLLGSLSARTWDDIAGLWPWLLVAVPALVLCAPVLSVMRLGDEDAEALGVRAQRARLAALAIAVVLIAPVTAVCGPVAWVGFLAPHLARWFNPAAGAVRWLPWSAAWGAAVVTVADVPARLALAPVETPAGAWTALLGVPAGVALMRSGGRGRAARSAPAVGETLHGPRTAASGAADEVPRAGAPDDARREEAGAGGTRFSPSRPTGTEDVR, from the coding sequence GTGGTCGTCCTGCTGGTCGCCTCATCGCTCTGCGCGCTGAGCCTCGGCACCCCCTACGTCCCACCGCACCGGCTGGCCGGTGCGGTGCTGGACGGGGACAGCACCCTCGCCGGGATCGTCGTCACCGAACTCCGCGTGCCCCGCCTTGTGCTGGCGCTCGTCGCCGGTACCTGTCTCGGGGCCGCCGGACTGGTCCTTCAGGAGGCACTGCGCAATCCCCTGGCGGTGCCGGAGATGCTGGGTGTGTCGTCCGGGGCCGCGCTGGGGGTGGCCGCGCCTCTGGTGCTGACGCTGTCCCTGCCTGCCGCCGTCCAGCCCCTGCTGGCCATCGGCGGGGCCGCGCTCGGCGGCGGGCTGACGCTGCTCGCCGCCGGGCTGGGCCGCAGCCCGTCCGCCGTCCTGCTGACCGGAGCCGCGGTCGCCGCCGCGTTGCAGGCGGCGCTGCTCGTGCTGATGGTCATGGCGGACCAGCTGGACCTCCAACTCATCTACCGCTACCTGCTCGGCTCGCTCTCCGCCCGGACCTGGGACGACATCGCGGGCCTGTGGCCGTGGCTGCTCGTCGCGGTTCCCGCCCTGGTGCTGTGCGCGCCCGTGCTGTCGGTGATGCGGCTGGGGGATGAGGATGCCGAGGCCCTGGGCGTGCGCGCCCAGCGGGCGCGGCTCGCCGCGCTGGCCATCGCCGTGGTGCTGATCGCCCCGGTGACGGCGGTGTGCGGGCCCGTCGCGTGGGTGGGTTTCCTCGCTCCGCATCTGGCCCGGTGGTTCAACCCCGCGGCGGGGGCGGTGCGCTGGCTTCCGTGGTCCGCCGCCTGGGGTGCCGCCGTCGTGACGGTCGCCGATGTCCCGGCCCGGCTGGCGCTGGCGCCCGTTGAGACGCCGGCCGGTGCCTGGACGGCTCTGCTGGGGGTGCCGGCCGGGGTCGCGCTGATGCGGTCGGGCGGCCGGGGTCGGGCGGCCCGGTCCGCACCTGCCGTGGGCGAGACGCTGCACGGCCCACGGACGGCTGCATCCGGCGCGGCGGACGAAGTCCCTCGTGCCGGCGCCCCGGACGATGCTCGTCGAGAGGAAGCCGGGGCCGGCGGGACTCGTTTCTCCCCTTCCCGGCCGACCGGAACGGAGGACGTGCGGTGA
- a CDS encoding YncE family protein, translating to MTTAAPVLLVSDHVAGCVHVLTVPDGTVTGRLTGRHLSEHAGFLALPGGRVACVDDRRGELLVLDPFGEELVERAVPVAVPAEHLACDPAGRRLAVTTGLGKNAEPWSDLLTVVDLATDETARVRTRVGEPGVTVLGGGDPLVVLRHREPGALAAHRFADLLAAPPGCPVVTPHELLPLPDDGHGDAHAPGSGHLFVATGEGVHRARRKDDTLLAEAVIPWAAPARGWYLRLDTRRAALWSTLRGGAPDPLRWPEWTNQAWRHDLETGRTSLTELGPGLVFRLALARSRTAFTRIHPDGDELLLLGDDGIVRRSPLPAMDGAPRRGGTPWEGVQRRAVAASPGSDWVAVTRGGHGEVHIVDARTGHEAARPRLSTPLHHGGHMALRSRADGAEGDLVGR from the coding sequence ATGACCACTGCCGCACCCGTCCTGCTCGTCTCCGACCACGTGGCCGGATGCGTCCATGTGCTGACCGTGCCGGACGGCACCGTCACAGGACGCCTCACCGGCCGCCATCTCTCCGAGCACGCCGGGTTTCTGGCTCTGCCCGGAGGGCGGGTGGCCTGTGTCGACGACCGCCGGGGGGAACTCCTGGTCCTCGATCCCTTCGGTGAGGAGCTCGTGGAACGCGCCGTACCGGTCGCCGTGCCGGCCGAGCACCTCGCCTGCGACCCGGCCGGGCGCCGGCTGGCCGTGACCACCGGCCTGGGCAAGAACGCCGAGCCGTGGTCGGACCTGCTGACGGTCGTCGACCTGGCCACCGACGAGACCGCGCGGGTACGCACCCGGGTCGGCGAGCCGGGCGTGACGGTGCTGGGCGGCGGCGACCCGCTGGTCGTGCTGCGGCACCGGGAACCCGGGGCGCTGGCCGCACACCGGTTCGCGGATCTCCTCGCGGCCCCGCCCGGCTGCCCCGTGGTCACACCGCACGAACTCCTGCCGCTGCCCGACGACGGCCACGGCGACGCCCACGCTCCCGGCTCGGGACACCTGTTCGTGGCCACCGGCGAGGGTGTGCACCGGGCCCGGAGGAAGGACGACACGCTCCTGGCCGAGGCCGTGATCCCGTGGGCAGCACCCGCCCGGGGCTGGTACCTGCGCCTCGACACCCGGCGGGCGGCGCTGTGGAGCACACTGCGCGGCGGCGCTCCCGACCCGCTGCGGTGGCCGGAGTGGACCAACCAGGCATGGCGCCACGATCTGGAGACGGGTCGAACGTCCCTGACGGAACTCGGTCCCGGACTGGTCTTCCGGCTGGCTCTCGCCCGGAGCCGGACCGCGTTCACCCGCATCCACCCCGACGGCGACGAACTGCTCCTTCTCGGCGACGACGGCATCGTCCGCCGCTCCCCCCTGCCCGCGATGGACGGCGCCCCGCGTCGCGGCGGCACCCCTTGGGAAGGCGTCCAGCGCCGGGCCGTTGCCGCCTCACCCGGCTCCGACTGGGTCGCCGTCACCCGCGGCGGTCACGGCGAAGTCCACATCGTCGACGCGCGGACGGGCCACGAGGCGGCCCGCCCGCGGCTGAGCACACCGCTGCACCACGGCGGTCACATGGCCCTGCGCAGCCGGGCCGACGGCGCCGAGGGCGATCTCGTGGGCCGGTGA
- a CDS encoding LLM class flavin-dependent oxidoreductase has product MRFSINIPNFGDFADPRNVAKVAAAAEQAGWDGLFVWDHVLHRHHQGRPFGDPWMLLTAAALATSRIRLGTLLTPVPRYRPQQLARQVATLDHLSCDRVTFAAGLGGPVEDEYRSFGDTADPRLLAERLDEGLELLRSFWTGRPVNHHGRHYQAENVTLLPATVQQPGPPVWIGGFWPRRPPMRRAARWDGAVPLFETARHGHVPDVAEVRELAGYLRAHRQAGCERPFELVLGGATPPDAAKARDVIGPLRDAGATWWDERQIQTGPDLDRLPPVLRRTEAGPPVL; this is encoded by the coding sequence ATGCGCTTCTCCATCAACATCCCCAACTTCGGGGACTTCGCGGACCCGCGGAACGTCGCGAAAGTCGCTGCTGCGGCCGAACAGGCCGGCTGGGACGGGCTCTTCGTCTGGGACCATGTGCTGCACCGCCATCACCAGGGGCGTCCTTTCGGGGACCCCTGGATGCTGTTGACGGCGGCCGCACTGGCGACCTCACGCATTCGGCTGGGCACCCTGCTGACGCCGGTCCCCCGTTACCGTCCGCAGCAACTCGCCCGCCAGGTCGCCACCCTGGACCACCTCAGCTGCGACCGGGTGACCTTCGCCGCGGGTCTGGGCGGTCCGGTCGAGGACGAGTACCGCAGTTTCGGCGACACCGCAGACCCGCGTCTGCTCGCCGAACGCCTGGACGAGGGGCTGGAGTTGCTGCGGAGCTTCTGGACCGGCCGGCCCGTGAACCACCACGGCCGGCACTACCAGGCCGAGAACGTGACGCTGCTGCCCGCCACCGTGCAGCAGCCAGGCCCACCCGTGTGGATCGGCGGATTCTGGCCACGCCGCCCGCCCATGCGGCGGGCAGCCCGCTGGGACGGCGCGGTACCGCTCTTCGAGACGGCCCGGCACGGTCACGTACCTGATGTGGCCGAAGTACGGGAACTGGCCGGATACCTGCGCGCGCACCGGCAGGCCGGCTGCGAGCGCCCCTTCGAGTTGGTCCTGGGCGGCGCCACACCCCCGGACGCGGCCAAGGCCAGGGACGTCATCGGTCCCCTGCGCGACGCGGGTGCCACCTGGTGGGACGAGCGGCAGATCCAGACCGGCCCCGACCTTGACCGCCTGCCGCCGGTGCTGCGCCGCACGGAGGCCGGCCCACCGGTCCTCTAG
- a CDS encoding SDR family oxidoreductase — protein MILVTGATGNIGSALLRELHACGAGPVRALTRDASRAAFPEEVEAVEGDFAVAQTLEPALDGVRSLFLPSRTGPDADILAAARRAGVEHVVLVSSITVQTHPHLGPADENLTVEGLLKDSGMDWTVLRPTQFASNALMWAGPIRDGVAVRAPYADTGLPTIHPADIASVARAALTGPGHRGRTYALTGPEPVTARQQVQAIAAELGRDVPFIEIGRQEARAPMAAVFGEEAADAVLDVTGGDVNDELLAVRDTVSRVTGSPARPFRQWAAENVHRFR, from the coding sequence ATGATCCTCGTGACCGGAGCCACCGGGAATATCGGCAGTGCGCTGCTGCGGGAGTTGCACGCATGCGGTGCCGGGCCGGTGAGAGCGTTGACCCGTGACGCCTCACGGGCTGCGTTTCCCGAGGAAGTCGAGGCGGTGGAGGGGGACTTCGCGGTGGCGCAGACGTTGGAGCCCGCCCTGGACGGGGTGCGCTCGCTGTTCCTGCCGTCGCGTACCGGCCCGGACGCGGACATCCTCGCGGCAGCCCGGCGCGCGGGTGTGGAGCACGTGGTGCTGGTGTCGTCCATCACCGTCCAGACGCATCCGCACCTGGGCCCCGCCGATGAGAACCTGACGGTCGAAGGGCTGCTCAAGGACAGCGGCATGGACTGGACGGTCCTGCGGCCGACACAGTTCGCCTCCAACGCCCTGATGTGGGCCGGGCCGATTCGCGACGGGGTGGCGGTCCGCGCGCCGTACGCGGACACCGGACTGCCCACGATCCACCCCGCGGACATCGCCTCGGTGGCGCGGGCCGCACTGACCGGACCGGGCCACCGGGGGCGGACGTACGCCCTGACCGGTCCCGAGCCGGTGACCGCCCGGCAGCAGGTCCAGGCCATCGCGGCAGAGCTCGGGCGGGATGTCCCGTTCATCGAGATCGGCCGGCAGGAGGCTCGTGCCCCCATGGCCGCCGTCTTCGGGGAGGAGGCCGCGGATGCGGTGCTCGACGTCACGGGCGGAGACGTCAATGACGAACTGCTGGCAGTGCGCGACACGGTCTCGCGGGTCACCGGTTCCCCGGCCAGGCCGTTCCGGCAGTGGGCCGCGGAGAACGTCCACAGGTTCCGCTGA
- a CDS encoding VOC family protein, with protein sequence MTVQPIPDGYHTVTPWIISRDTAGLIDYLKEAFGAEEIARVVGEDGRIGHAEVRIGDSIVMPFDAPPDWPPTPAFLRLYVEDADAAHRRAVAAGGTSVTEVTHLFFGDRIGRVRDPLGNLWWLQTRVEDVSPEEMERRLRDPKWTEAMAYVQGADFFPGARG encoded by the coding sequence ATGACCGTACAACCGATCCCGGACGGCTACCACACCGTCACGCCCTGGATCATCTCGCGCGACACGGCCGGGCTGATCGACTATCTGAAGGAGGCGTTCGGCGCGGAGGAGATCGCGCGGGTCGTCGGGGAGGACGGCCGCATCGGGCACGCGGAGGTGCGGATCGGCGACTCGATCGTCATGCCCTTCGACGCACCGCCGGACTGGCCGCCGACGCCCGCCTTCCTGCGCCTCTACGTCGAGGACGCCGACGCCGCGCACCGCAGGGCCGTAGCGGCCGGCGGCACGTCGGTGACCGAGGTGACGCACCTCTTCTTCGGCGACCGAATCGGGCGGGTACGCGACCCGCTGGGCAACCTGTGGTGGCTCCAGACGCGGGTGGAGGACGTCAGCCCGGAGGAGATGGAACGCCGCCTCCGCGACCCGAAGTGGACCGAGGCGATGGCGTACGTGCAGGGCGCCGACTTCTTCCCGGGGGCCCGCGGGTAA
- a CDS encoding FecCD family ABC transporter permease, which yields MTRRFAALAALAVVCAGVELVAGRGMSPGVVWDVVNGGGDATARHIFFQLRLPRLLVALGAGASLAVAGLVLQSALRNPLAGPEVTGVTPGAVLGAVTATALGLAGWDSPLAVVLAACTGGCAGAALLWLLAGRGRGDPAQTAVHGVLVSAVLGGLTAMVLLVEPGELGSVVQWLVGTTEGRVWQHWHLLWPWALLWGAAAWLLAGPLTLLRCGDDIALTAGLSVRPARTLALLCAVALTAGAVAAVGALGFVGLLVPHLAVAVFGADLRVSLPGAALVGAVVVCGADAAAQLSSRLPAPGLDSGRFTLPVGALTACLGAALLLVVVRRTPSRTF from the coding sequence GTGACCCGGCGTTTCGCGGCGCTCGCGGCCCTGGCCGTCGTGTGCGCCGGCGTGGAACTGGTGGCCGGGCGCGGCATGTCCCCGGGCGTGGTCTGGGACGTCGTGAACGGCGGCGGTGACGCGACGGCACGTCACATCTTCTTCCAACTGCGCCTGCCCAGGCTGCTGGTGGCCCTCGGGGCCGGCGCGAGCCTGGCCGTGGCGGGGCTGGTCCTCCAGTCGGCGCTGCGCAACCCGCTCGCCGGGCCCGAGGTGACGGGCGTGACGCCGGGCGCGGTCCTCGGGGCCGTCACCGCGACTGCTCTGGGGCTCGCCGGATGGGACTCGCCGCTGGCCGTCGTCCTCGCGGCCTGTACGGGCGGATGCGCCGGCGCGGCGCTGCTGTGGCTGCTCGCCGGACGCGGCCGTGGCGACCCGGCACAGACCGCCGTGCACGGCGTGCTGGTGTCCGCGGTGCTCGGCGGCCTCACGGCCATGGTGCTCCTGGTGGAGCCGGGCGAACTCGGCAGCGTGGTCCAGTGGTTGGTGGGCACCACCGAGGGCCGGGTGTGGCAGCACTGGCACCTGCTGTGGCCATGGGCGCTCCTCTGGGGGGCCGCGGCCTGGCTGCTGGCCGGACCGCTGACCCTGCTGCGCTGCGGGGACGACATCGCCCTCACGGCCGGCCTGTCCGTCCGTCCGGCGCGGACCCTCGCCCTGCTGTGCGCGGTGGCGCTGACGGCGGGCGCGGTGGCCGCCGTCGGGGCGCTGGGCTTCGTGGGACTGCTCGTTCCGCATCTGGCCGTGGCCGTCTTCGGCGCGGACCTGCGGGTGAGCCTCCCCGGCGCCGCCCTGGTGGGCGCTGTCGTGGTGTGCGGGGCGGACGCCGCCGCGCAGCTGTCCTCGCGGCTGCCGGCACCCGGGCTGGACTCCGGCCGGTTCACGCTGCCGGTCGGGGCGCTCACCGCCTGCCTCGGCGCCGCGCTGTTGCTGGTCGTCGTGCGCCGCACGCCGAGCCGTACGTTCTGA
- a CDS encoding MFS transporter, with translation MNPRNDTSARPRPRGGVFSRPDFRLLWVGETVSGLGNSVTVVALPLIAVVGLDAGSTAVGLLTAAVWLPWLLVGLPAGAWVDRRRKRPLMIACDLTAAAALVSVPAAAWLDALTFQQLVVVALVCGTAAVCFDTAYHAYIRFVLDGRDLLEGNAKLQGSAAATQVAGPGVAGLLAQALGAVTALVADAVTFLVSAVCLRRIGVVEPDRDPDAERTSLRRQIAEGLRFVGRDRYLRPMVTWGAVTNLALMGYQAVQVVFLVRTVGLNPGMVGLLLTSGSAGAIVGALVATRISRRFGTARGLLLLQLTTSPFVLLLPMTTAGPGLLLFATGSFLVGFGISVANIVVGTFRQTYCPPHLLGRVVATAMMINHSTIPLGSLLGGVLGDAVGYRPAMWIMTGVVAPSWLILVMSPMRSMRDLPQARKPEHAHVKG, from the coding sequence GTGAACCCGAGGAATGACACGTCTGCCCGGCCCCGACCGCGCGGGGGAGTCTTCAGCCGACCGGATTTTCGCCTGCTCTGGGTGGGCGAAACCGTCAGTGGCCTGGGCAACAGCGTCACCGTGGTGGCGTTGCCGTTGATCGCGGTCGTGGGGCTGGACGCCGGCTCCACCGCCGTCGGCCTGCTCACCGCGGCGGTGTGGCTGCCGTGGCTGCTCGTGGGCCTCCCGGCGGGGGCATGGGTGGACCGGAGGCGCAAACGACCACTGATGATCGCGTGTGACCTGACAGCCGCCGCGGCCCTGGTGAGCGTCCCGGCGGCGGCCTGGCTCGACGCGCTGACCTTTCAGCAACTGGTCGTCGTCGCGTTGGTCTGCGGCACCGCGGCGGTGTGTTTCGACACCGCCTACCACGCGTACATCCGCTTCGTGCTCGACGGCCGCGACCTCCTGGAGGGCAACGCCAAGTTGCAGGGCAGCGCGGCCGCCACCCAGGTCGCCGGGCCCGGGGTGGCGGGACTCCTCGCCCAGGCACTCGGCGCGGTCACCGCGCTCGTGGCCGACGCCGTGACGTTCCTGGTCTCCGCTGTCTGCCTGCGGCGGATCGGCGTCGTCGAGCCGGACCGTGATCCCGACGCGGAACGCACCTCTCTCCGGCGGCAGATCGCGGAAGGGCTCCGCTTCGTGGGCCGGGACCGGTACCTGCGGCCGATGGTCACGTGGGGCGCCGTGACCAACCTGGCGCTGATGGGCTATCAGGCGGTTCAGGTCGTGTTCCTGGTCCGCACCGTCGGGCTGAACCCGGGCATGGTCGGGCTGCTGCTCACCAGCGGCAGCGCCGGTGCCATCGTCGGTGCGCTGGTGGCCACCCGGATCAGCCGGCGGTTCGGCACGGCGCGGGGCCTGCTCCTCCTGCAGCTGACCACGTCGCCGTTCGTGCTGCTGCTGCCGATGACCACGGCGGGGCCGGGGCTGCTGCTGTTCGCGACGGGGTCCTTCCTCGTGGGGTTCGGCATCTCCGTGGCCAACATCGTGGTCGGCACCTTCCGGCAGACCTACTGCCCACCCCATCTGCTCGGCCGGGTCGTGGCAACCGCCATGATGATCAACCACAGCACCATCCCGCTCGGTTCCCTGCTGGGCGGCGTGCTCGGCGATGCCGTCGGTTACCGGCCGGCCATGTGGATCATGACCGGTGTCGTCGCGCCCTCCTGGCTCATCCTCGTCATGAGCCCGATGCGCAGCATGCGTGATCTTCCGCAGGCCCGGAAGCCGGAACACGCGCACGTCAAGGGCTGA
- a CDS encoding HAD family hydrolase has protein sequence MTLINTSGRPFDAVLCDLDNVIRFYDLTRLARLEQLAGLAEGATTKVAYAPETDLPLLLGKIGKEEWVETIVRGLVGEVSEPQARELGTALAEAPFRADDEVVTMLRRIRQHMPLVLVTNATLELESDLASLGLSDLAHHVVSSARVGVAKPDREIYEIAAGRAQTAVERCLFVDDRLENIEAAVALGMTGVHYREPEDLRKVLALALGD, from the coding sequence ATGACACTGATCAACACCTCTGGCAGGCCGTTCGACGCGGTGCTGTGCGACCTCGACAACGTGATCCGGTTCTATGACCTGACTCGACTGGCGAGACTGGAACAGCTGGCCGGACTGGCCGAAGGGGCCACCACGAAGGTGGCCTACGCGCCGGAGACGGACCTGCCGCTGCTCCTGGGAAAGATCGGCAAGGAGGAGTGGGTCGAGACCATCGTGCGGGGTCTCGTCGGTGAGGTCTCGGAGCCTCAGGCCCGTGAGCTCGGAACGGCACTGGCCGAGGCGCCTTTCCGGGCTGACGACGAAGTGGTCACGATGCTTCGCCGGATACGGCAGCACATGCCGCTCGTCCTGGTGACCAACGCGACCCTGGAGTTGGAGAGCGACCTCGCATCCCTGGGACTGTCCGACCTCGCACACCATGTCGTCAGCAGTGCCCGGGTCGGAGTGGCCAAGCCCGACCGCGAGATCTACGAGATCGCCGCCGGGCGAGCGCAGACCGCCGTCGAGCGATGCCTTTTCGTCGACGACCGCCTGGAGAACATCGAGGCCGCTGTCGCGCTGGGCATGACGGGAGTGCACTATCGCGAGCCGGAGGACTTGCGAAAGGTGCTGGCTCTCGCGCTCGGTGACTGA